The following proteins come from a genomic window of Miscanthus floridulus cultivar M001 chromosome 2, ASM1932011v1, whole genome shotgun sequence:
- the LOC136540406 gene encoding uncharacterized protein has protein sequence MLRLHAGASTVACAPVPPLPRQLTPRRAARGRRLWPCSAKKKAANEDEDDRRAGGGVLSRTVLLRAGVALFALGFVDAGYSGDWSRIGAISKDTEELLKLGAFVVVPLSLALVFSLSEDSDRKS, from the exons ATGCTGCGTCTGCACGCCGGCGCCAGCACCGTTGCTTGCGCTCCCGTCCCGCCGCTGCCGCGCCAGCTCACGCCCCGGCGGGCAGCGCGGGGCCGCCGCCTCTGGCCGTGCAGCGCGAAGAAGAAGGCAGcgaacgaggacgaggacgaccgGCGGGCGGGAGGCGGCGTGCTCTCCAGGACCGTGCTGCTGCGGGCCGGCGTCGCGCTCTTCGCCCTCGGCTTCGTCGACGCCGG GTACAGCGGCGACTGGTCTCGCATCGGCGCCATCTCCAAGGACACCGAGGAGCTGCTCAAGCTGGGCGCCTTCGTCGTCGTGCCGCTCTCTCTGGCCCTCGTATTTTCGTTATCCGAAGACAGCGACCGTAAATCTTAG